From a single Mobula birostris isolate sMobBir1 chromosome 13, sMobBir1.hap1, whole genome shotgun sequence genomic region:
- the LOC140207310 gene encoding uncharacterized protein isoform X1, with protein MDGSETYMNVKFTKTDARSPSPAEPDVSYAELNVKTLSAPRIRTDGELNFRKEEPRIDEGEDPPISSRPGGLPTTAQTGPHKQESKENFGNRSHRKICLLCLVTCALIAIVAGLSIFVSQTRQSLITSNRNYRRLWEQHQEMNRTQRQYQQQVHELNSTLKSRTFEHSRLELSQRNCLKNISTLNNNLSNLENNITILNSELSELNQTHTDLRHECNQLETKYRIITETKDQICQYLNRRREQTCPLYWTEEEGWCYFISMSLKSYDGAREHCSKFDARLLEINSNVEKNFVSNDVTRYTAYWIGKCANRNVASYLLYKVSYGWATCSKCDSYAWSYDCKGEYRFICEKSAYLYLDIPEEIQGLCQ; from the exons CTGAACCTGATGTATCGTACGCGGAACTGAATGTCAAGACCCTCTCGGCGCCGCGGATCCGGACAGATGGAG AGCTGAACTTTCGGAAAGAGGAACCCCGCATCGATGAGGGCGAAGATCCGCCCATTTCCTCGAGACCCGGCGGGTTGCCAACCACTGCACAAACAG GTCCGCATAAACAGGAGTCGAAAGAGAACTTCGGAAATAGATCGCACCGTAAGATCTGCCTACTCTGCCTCGTTACCTGCGCCCTTATCGCGATAGTGGCCGGGCTCTCGATCTTTG TATCACAGACTCGTCAGTCTCTGATCACCTCCAACCGAAACTACCGGAGACTTTGGGAACAACATCAGGAGATGAACAGGACCCAACGCCAATATCAACAGCAAGTCCATGAGCTGAACTCAACCCTTAAATCCAGGACATTTGAACACTCCCGCCTGGAACTCTCCCAGAGAAACTGTCTAAAGAATATTTCCACCCTCAACAACAACCTCTCCAATCTcgaaaacaacattaccatcctcAACTCCGAACTCTCAGAGCTGAATCAAACACACACCGATCTCCGCCATGAATGCAATCAGCTCGAAACAAAGTACAGAATCATCACCGAAACCAAAGATCAGATTTGCCAGTACCTCAACAGGAGAAGAG AGCAAACGTGTCCCCTGTACTGGACCGAAGAGGAAGGCTGGTGTTATTTTATATCCATGTCCTTAAAATCTTATGATGGAGCGAGGGAACATTGTTCAAAATTTGATGCAAGGCTCCTCGAAATAAACTCAAACGTGGAAAAG AATTTTGTTTCCAATGATGTCACTCGATACACAGCgtactggattggaaaatgcgcAAACAG GAACGTCGCCTCTTATCTTCTGTACAAGGTGAGCTATGGATGGGCCACCTGCAGTAAGTGCGACTCGTACGCATGGAGTTACGATTGCAAAGGGGAATACAGATTCATCTGCGAGAAGTCTGCATATTTATACCTGGATATTCCTGAGGAGATCCAAGGTCTCTGTCAATAG
- the LOC140207310 gene encoding uncharacterized protein isoform X2: MDGSETYMNVKFTKTDARSPSPAEPDVSYAELNVKTLSAPRIRTDGGPHKQESKENFGNRSHRKICLLCLVTCALIAIVAGLSIFVSQTRQSLITSNRNYRRLWEQHQEMNRTQRQYQQQVHELNSTLKSRTFEHSRLELSQRNCLKNISTLNNNLSNLENNITILNSELSELNQTHTDLRHECNQLETKYRIITETKDQICQYLNRRREQTCPLYWTEEEGWCYFISMSLKSYDGAREHCSKFDARLLEINSNVEKNFVSNDVTRYTAYWIGKCANRNVASYLLYKVSYGWATCSKCDSYAWSYDCKGEYRFICEKSAYLYLDIPEEIQGLCQ; the protein is encoded by the exons CTGAACCTGATGTATCGTACGCGGAACTGAATGTCAAGACCCTCTCGGCGCCGCGGATCCGGACAGATGGAG GTCCGCATAAACAGGAGTCGAAAGAGAACTTCGGAAATAGATCGCACCGTAAGATCTGCCTACTCTGCCTCGTTACCTGCGCCCTTATCGCGATAGTGGCCGGGCTCTCGATCTTTG TATCACAGACTCGTCAGTCTCTGATCACCTCCAACCGAAACTACCGGAGACTTTGGGAACAACATCAGGAGATGAACAGGACCCAACGCCAATATCAACAGCAAGTCCATGAGCTGAACTCAACCCTTAAATCCAGGACATTTGAACACTCCCGCCTGGAACTCTCCCAGAGAAACTGTCTAAAGAATATTTCCACCCTCAACAACAACCTCTCCAATCTcgaaaacaacattaccatcctcAACTCCGAACTCTCAGAGCTGAATCAAACACACACCGATCTCCGCCATGAATGCAATCAGCTCGAAACAAAGTACAGAATCATCACCGAAACCAAAGATCAGATTTGCCAGTACCTCAACAGGAGAAGAG AGCAAACGTGTCCCCTGTACTGGACCGAAGAGGAAGGCTGGTGTTATTTTATATCCATGTCCTTAAAATCTTATGATGGAGCGAGGGAACATTGTTCAAAATTTGATGCAAGGCTCCTCGAAATAAACTCAAACGTGGAAAAG AATTTTGTTTCCAATGATGTCACTCGATACACAGCgtactggattggaaaatgcgcAAACAG GAACGTCGCCTCTTATCTTCTGTACAAGGTGAGCTATGGATGGGCCACCTGCAGTAAGTGCGACTCGTACGCATGGAGTTACGATTGCAAAGGGGAATACAGATTCATCTGCGAGAAGTCTGCATATTTATACCTGGATATTCCTGAGGAGATCCAAGGTCTCTGTCAATAG